A region of the Anolis carolinensis isolate JA03-04 chromosome 1, rAnoCar3.1.pri, whole genome shotgun sequence genome:
CCCAATTTGAAAACCAGAGTCTtagcattttcttcttttaatattGAAAGTAATACAGCTGATCATAGTTATTCCTTCTAAAATCTCTGAAGGTCAAACTATACAAAATATTTAGCATATTTAAAAGAGGGACTACCTCAAGTAGCGAAAGATACGTATTTGACATAGCATGTGTTCTCCTTCATCTGCATTTAACGTGCATTGCTTTGTGCCTGTTCATTGGAAAGCAGACTATTTGCAGCGGCATTGATTTGACATCTCTGGAATGAAATTGTGTCAATTTAATTGAATACAAATTCCCTTTCACGTCTAATTTGACTGAGAAGCACCCCTTCTGATGTGATCTAATTGCTCTCACTATCTCAACGAGAAGCCAATTTAACATAAAGAAACCAATTTAGGCTTTTCGTATGAAAACCACCAAGCCTCCTGACCTTGGCTATTTGTTATCTGCCATTCTGCATTGTAGTATTTCTCTCCTTGTTGAAGGCCCTTTGTAGGATGAACCGAAAAGGCTCCCTGAACCATTTCTCCCTACGATAACCCAAATAAATTGCTGGATTGATGCTACTGTTTATTGAGGCAAGCAAGTAGAATATATTTGGGAACTTGTCTGTGTTTCTGAGCCATTGCTCTAAGTTGAGGGGAGTGGCAAAAATGACAAAGAAGAAAACCGTGAGTAATATTGTTCTACCAAGATGTCCTAGTTGTCGTTGTGGTGAACAGCACTTTAGTTTTGTGAACAGAATTAGGCTGGATAGGACCATAATGGGGGCAATGAACAAGATATTTACAATATTGATTGCTTTGTTCATCCTTTGATAGACTGTTTTCTCCCATATAGTCGAGATGCTCACTCCACAGAGCAAGGCAGCAAGGCTCCATAGCACTGCAGATACAGCACCAGACAGCCACTCAGGACGACGGCAGCGATACCAGAATGGGAACAGAGCAGACAGGCACCTTTCAACACTAATGGCTGTTAGGAAATACATGCCAGTACTATATAAGAAGAGTTCCACTTTGTACACTATGAGCAACGTCTTAAACGATGGGAAACAGTAACAGTTGCTGAAATATTCAATAGAAAAAACTAGGATGACAAAGAAGCAACAGAGGAGGTAGGCAAAATCAGCTAGTGCCAAGCTGAGGATATATATAATGATGGGTTTCTTTCTGACATTGTATCTGAGGCACCAAAGGACAATTCCATTCCCCATCAGACCAAAGATGCAGACAAACTGATTGACGATGTAGATTATTCCATCCTCCAGTTTGTGCTGGCATGTACATACCACAGTGTTATTGGGTGTCCAGCAATCATTTCTTAATTGAGGCAACAAATCAGGGTCCATCTTTGTCAAAATACAGCCTTTGTTAGGAAGATAGGGCGACTTGGagctctctcattcatagggtcctCATAAGTCAAAGTCGACAGCGGTTAACAATAAACAAAGATGTTTTTTCATCTGCAAACAAAAAGAGGGTGGAAGAAGATAAGTCATTCTGGATGCATTGATTTTTGCAGTCAGCTACATGACCCCTTAGTTTCTAATTGTTGAATAAATACGCATTGTTGTTTCTCTTGATTCTTCCGGGCCTCCTTAAGGCCATCCACTTGCCAGCAATATTGGGAGGGGGGAGAAAAGGAGGGGGGGAACGATGGAATTTTTAAATGGATGCTACCAGCAGATAGATTTCAGTGACAATCTAACTGGATCTCAAAGAGCAATTCTAATTTGATGGTACTATCATCAGGGTGCATGTGGA
Encoded here:
- the LOC107982997 gene encoding proto-oncogene Mas; this encodes MDPDLLPQLRNDCWTPNNTVVCTCQHKLEDGIIYIVNQFVCIFGLMGNGIVLWCLRYNVRKKPIIIYILSLALADFAYLLCCFFVILVFSIEYFSNCYCFPSFKTLLIVYKVELFLYSTGMYFLTAISVERCLSALFPFWYRCRRPEWLSGAVSAVLWSLAALLCGVSISTIWEKTVYQRMNKAINIVNILFIAPIMVLSSLILFTKLKCCSPQRQLGHLGRTILLTVFFFVIFATPLNLEQWLRNTDKFPNIFYLLASINSSINPAIYLGYRREKWFREPFRFILQRAFNKERNTTMQNGR